A genome region from Primulina eburnea isolate SZY01 chromosome 9, ASM2296580v1, whole genome shotgun sequence includes the following:
- the LOC140841146 gene encoding auxin-responsive protein IAA16-like, giving the protein MKGFARKGEGCPQLMDLIPRKGWLVEKSAEETKNHGLELTLGPPSGDWTISKEKSNESPLSFTHFSKDPCLKNPVLKYPLNQPTMAPFMHLQLVHQQIHGGGQVTVMKEESSQPCNNRAGEDFRSAEIMKGFSPDPADTAVANRNSAQKRTASPVVGWPPIRSFRKNLTTGTSSKPASESLNTNLTKTSGQKPNEDLPKSSLFVKINMDGVPIGRKVDLKAYDSYEKLSIAVDELFTGLLAAQREPCGVGIKYKDKGGNGTRGHLLDESGEYTLVYEDNEGDRMLVGDVPWHMFVSTVKRLRVLKSSQLPSLSLDDGSKKGRLSTE; this is encoded by the exons ATGAAGGGGTTTGCAAGAAAGGGCGAGGGGTGTCCACAGTTGATGGATTTGATCCCCAGAAAGGGCTGGCTTGTGGAAAAAAGTGCAGAAGAAACAAAAAACCATGGGCTTGAATTAACCCTTGGTCCACCAAGTGGAGACTGGACAATATCGAAAGAAAAAAGCAATGAATCCCCTCTCTCTTTCACTCACTTTTCGAAGGACCCTTGTCTCAAAAATCCAGTCTTGAAATACCCGTTGAATCAGCCAACAATGGCTCCTTTCATGCACCTTCAGTTAGTTCATCAGCAGATACATGGAGGAGGTCAAGTTACTGTCATGAAGGAAGAATCCTCACAGCCCTGTAACAATAGAGCAGGAGAGGATTTCCGGAGTGCAGAAATAATGAAGGGATTTTCACCAGATCCTGCAGACACTGCTGTCGCCAACAGAAACAGTGCTCAGAAAAG GACTGCTTCTCCGGTGGTGGGATGGCCTCCAATACGATCATTTCGAAAGAATCTCACGACCGGCACTTCTTCTAAACCTGCATCAGAATCTCTGAATACGAATCTCACCAAAACTTCAGGCCAAAAACCAAACGAAGATCTTCCAAAAAGCAGCCTGTTTGTGAAGATCAACATGGATGGTGTTCCGATTGGAAGAAAAGTTGATCTTAAAGCTTATGACAGTTATGAAAAGCTCTCCATTGCAGTCGATGAACTCTTCACGGGCCTTCTTGCAG CTCAAAGAGAACCTTGTGGTGTTGGAATCAAGTATAAGGACAAGGGAGGAAACGGGACGAGGGGACATTTATTGGATGAAAGTGGAGAATACACTCTTGTCTATGAAGACAATGAAGGTGACAGGATGCTTGTTGGTGATGTCCCTTGGCA CATGTTTGTGTCAACGGTGAAGAGGCTACGCGTCTTGAAGAGCTCTCAACTTCCATCGCTGTCCCTTGATG ATGGAAGTAAAAAGGGAAGGCTTTCAACTGAATAA